The DNA region GGCAGATAGGTCCAATAAGACCCGGTCATCGGAGTTGCCATTCCAGGGCCGCAGGGCGACGCCGTTGTAGGGCTGTAGGCGGAAGGCTTCCTTCTTGCAGTCCACGACTACTACTCGGGCTGGGTCCCGATTCAGACACGAAATGTCCTGGAGGTGGGTGACAGGTCAGGTCAAGGCCTGtgctccttcccttcccaccaggaacccacagagggagagagaggcggaCTGACTACACATGCACTTGGTATCACACACTGGGATCATCACGACAGGGCCTCCCGAAGACCAGGCTGGGGTGAAGACATCAAACCTAGCAGGGAGCAGAGGAGCTTGTCACACAGATTCCTAGACCCAGGGCCTGGTGCACAGGCAGGTTGATTTGGAGGttccctggggagggaggtgggcacTTGTGTATTTAACCACTGCCCCAGGTGATTGTGACAAGCTGCACATTTGTAAACTTCTCACAGATGGAGGTGCAGACTGATCCACAGCAACACACAGGGAGTCACACAAAGACAGGTACCCAGACAGACCCTTCAAGACCCTCAATCACAGCCCATGTCCTTCTGAACCTTGAAAAACTACACAGACCCCCAGACCCACCAAGACACAGTCAGAAACCCAACAGACACCAAGACCCATGGATACTTGGACAAAGACCCACAGAGAGACCCATTCACAGCCCCACAGACTCCTGGACCCCTAGATATATCATAGGTCACAGCAACAGACCCCAAGTCAAATTCCAACACAGTCTCATTTAAACTATTATAATTACATAGTCCCAGAGACACTCAGCTCCAGATACAGAGACAAAAATCCACTTCCAAATTTCATGTCCTTACCCCGTACTCCCAACTATTTTCTTTGTAGAGACCCCATTTTCCCCCTGCTCCCACTCCCAGATTCTGGGACAGAGAAAAGGGCGTAGAGGCCCAGCCCAGGCTGGCGGCAGGCTAGTGTCCTACCAGAATCAGACCTGGGGCAGAACCAGAAGCAGCCGGTTGCTTCTCAACCAGAAACAGGTTGAGGCTGGTGTCAGAGCTAGGTCCTCTTTCCTTTGGGAAGTACCAGCCCTCCCCCAAATCCCAGAGCCCCACCATGGCGCCCCCACATGGCACCTTAACATGGTGCCCATCCATGTATCTCGTGGCGTCCCGGAACAGGCGGTAGGAGATGAAGCCGTGGGGGTCCACGCTGTCGATGAGTGGAAAGGCagtctggggggtggggtgggggggagaacaAGGTCAGGCTGAGCCTTGGCCCTGCAgctctccctcacctcctgccacGTCGACCATCCCGCCCCTGTCCCGGGGGCCTCACCATGCCAGTCTCTGACGTAAAGATGACGATTTCATACAAAGGGGCGAGCTGCTGGAATAAAGTCTCGATGCCTGGACGCTTCTTAAACCTCCAGCCAGTGGCCAGCTGGAAAGGCAGTGAGAACAGTGAAACACTGAGACCCGGAGGCCCCTGTAGCCCCAAGAGGACAAAGACCCAGTCTCGGGGGATTCCCGGAACCAGAGTGCTCTCTCCGTCTCTGTGGCTCTCGGAGGGGTTCAGGAGTACACGGCTGTGACTGAGGGTCTAGGAGTCTGGAGGATGTGACTCCCCTatggcacttactgtgtgccaaggtACACTTACAACCACCTCCGGGCTGCGGAGTAGCACAGTTGAGGGAAGCAAGGCAATGAGGGGTGATACCTCTTCCCCTGGATCACAGAGTAGAACTGGGGCTGAAccccagcctggctccagagtctatgctcttaaccacttcATCACAAGCCGGCCACCCAGCCCTATCTGGTGTCCCCAACCCGCTGCCTTCCCCAGGACACACCGACCACTCAGGGTGCAAGAGGACGCCAGTGAGCTCCAAGACCAGTGTGTACGGTGGTTGGTAGTACGGCTCCCGCAGAGGGTCTGGGAGAAGGCAGGGGCTGGTGGGCTCGATGATCATCTGTGAAAGAGAGACATAATGGGGGCACTCAGACaaggaggcaggaggctgggggtgaAGGGATAGGGACTGGGCCCAGGGCTCCTGCTCACCTGTCTATAATCTTTGAAATATTTGTATGTCCGGCGCAACTGCTGTACCAGAATTGGATCTAGGAGAACACCAGGGCACAAAGGGATTCCAAGATAAGCCACTGCTCAACCTCCCGGACAAACCAGGGGTTTATTTATCTACCAGATACAAACAGGTCTACATACCCACCTGGTTCGAAACAGCTCATTTCCGAGTACAAAGGTAAAAGGCAATGACATAACTAACTGCCAGGTaggaataaatgtttttattcacCTGTCAAGTTTTAATCTGAATACTTATATCCACACACCACCCCAGGTATAAAATAGAACGCTTATACATCTGCCCACTTAAATcccacatacatataaataaatctgCTGACATTATGCCAGTATATTTAGTCCATTTTGAACCTCTAGGTTTCCAGATGTGCCCACTTTAAGCAAGTATGTGAAATCTAGTTAAGTCACGATAAACATGTACACACATCTGTATACTTTAaactagtggttctcaactagaAGCAGTTTTGTTCCTCGCTTCCCAGAAAATTctgcaatgtctggagacatttttgaccGTCACaatactggcatctagtggatagaggcccaggatgctgctaaacatcctacaatgcataggacactcccctacaacaaagaattatatGATCTGTAGTATCAGAATGGCTGAGGTTAACAAATCTTGGATAAATGAATACACCAAATccaatttaaaacagaaatcttACATGACTACCTTTTTCAATACAATATTTTTAGTGCAGTTAAACTACTGCCTGTGGGCCTGCCTTTTTGAAACCAAAATACCAAAACACCACTTAAgctaataaacacacacactttaaaactACAAGTTTACCTGCCCAACTTAAATCAGTATACTGCCTTGTTTAAACTAGTATGATTCTACATCTGCCCAGTTAAAACAGCATACTTACCTACCTGCCTAGTTTAAAACAATCAGTGTACTAATATGCCAGTTTGCAAACATCCCTACCACAAACAAGTGGCTTTCTGGACCTAccaattttatatttctcttgggAGGGACCAGGTGTGATAGAATTGACAACTACTCTCTACTATCCAACTTGTCAGAAGCTCCCTAAGAGCTGGTTAATcaaaagggggaggaaggaagaaggcatTGTTTTGGAAATGAGGAGCTGGGTGGGGTAGGGGCCTGGTGGGAAAAAAAGAGGCTGTCATAAAGAAGGGGGTGAGGGGCTGCAGATGCTCAGATCTAAGGCACAGGAAGTCATGTGTCTGGCATAGAAAGCCCAGTTCTTCCCAAGCACTCCCACCCACCTAgggttcccctcccccatctatCTGTCCCTGACCATCTGCTCTTGGGCTGAGGGGCCAGGGAAGAGGACTGGAGTTTTGtatgcccctccccccaagccaTCCAGCTGCTGACTCCCCTACCTCCCAATGGAGGGGTGGAGGAGCACCAAATGGGGAGGGCACAGTAGAGAGGGTCAGGGGACCCCAGAATCTGTGCTTGTTTACTCACCGTTGTCGAATTCATCGGGAATCTGGGaggtagagagaaaaatggagggtTTGGGATGGCAGAGGCAGAACCCCATCACACCCAGAAAAGGAATCTCCAGGGCCCTGGGAAGAGTAGGCAAAGGTCCCTGGGAGGGAGAGGTTCACCGCAGACCAGAAATGAGCCTGAACAGGCCAAACGGGAGGAGACCCACAGGATGGGACCCCTGGTAAGGCCTCTGGGTCTCTCTCCCGCTCACCTTGGCACCATTTTCATCCACAGAGTTGTTTCCTGTAAGGCAGATAGTGATGAATGAGAGGACTGAAGATTCAGTCTCCTGGGttttaaggaaggaaaaagggcAGGGGGCCTAgcctcctgggtctgagggaagCGGGCTAGAGCATCATGGCCTcctgagagagaggagggggctggtAGCCAGGATACCTGGGCCTCTGAGACAAGAAGGGCTGGGGCAGAGTCTCCTGGGTCTCTGAGGAATGAAGGGACTAGGGGGAAGGCTGGAGTTTTGGGTGCTGAGGGAAGAGGTAGCTTAGGGGGCTGGGCCTGGCCtatccttcctcctcttccaatTGACTCCCCATAGCTTAGTGCAGGAACCAACTAGAAAGAGTAGAACGTTGAGTACAGGGGTAGTAGGGAGACTTCCCTCATTTCCAAATTCTATTTGGCTGCCCTATtgagggaggagccagggaaTGAAGACAGGAGAAGCCCTTAGGGGAAAGGGGGAAGTTCCCAAGCAGAATAGAGGGCCAACAGAACAAAACTGGTGGGCAAGGATATGTTCCTCACCAAAAATATAGATGACGCTCGCGGTCCCACCAGCCCCGAGCAGCCCAGCAAGCCAGAGTGCGACTTTTTTGGCATAGCTGGGACCCTCCGAGTTCCTCTGCTGCTGTggcccctgggcctgggccttAATGCCTGCTCGGCTCCCAATCTCTGTAGCCTGCAATTGAAAGGGGATAGGTTGgccaagagaggagagaaagaaggtcAGGGTGGTTTGGGCACCCTGGTCTGAGAAGAATCGAGGTTGGGAGCCAGGAAGCAGCCACCCACATGGCCTCCAGGTGTTGTGTccctggagaggcaggcaggagactGGGTCTCTCAGAAGGGTCAAGAACTAAACTGTCTGGCGCCAGGATCCCAGGGGTTCAAGAGTTGACAAGCTCTGGTGCCCGGGATCCCAAAGGCAAAAGACTGGAGGGCCTGGAGCCGGAAAAAGCAGGGCAGGGAGATAAGATGAGGGAGCCCGGCTGAACACTGGGATTCCTGTAGCAAGGTAATGAAGGACACTCAAGGGGATAGGACGGGGAGTTAAGTCCTCCGGACGCCTGGGGCTCACAGTAGCGGGGTATGGAGGGGGAGGGAATGGGAGCGGGGCCGGAGGGGCAATCGCTTGCTGGGGCTTAGAGCACGGAAGTAATGGACCCGGAGGTCAGAATGACTGGGTCTCTGTCAAGATGGAGGCAGGTCGAGTCAGAAGCCCGAACATttacctcaccaccaccaccacaccaccGCGGGGGAAATACCCGCAAGGCCAGGCTGGGACTCCAGCGTCCCGGGCCCCTCCCCCTCAAGTATTACCTGAACAGTCACTGAGATGGGGGAACAGATGACTCCCCTCCCCCGGCGCCCACGTGCGGTCGAGGAGGTGGGGTCCAGAGGACGCAATTGAGCCCCCAAGCATCTAGCCCGGGACGCAAGCGCTGCCTACCCCGGGAAGCGGGGAAGAGACCCAAAACGCTGGCGGTGTTCCATTCAGCACCCTGAGGTGCTGCGTCCCAGAACCTCCGGGCGGCGGCGGTCCGCCTGGAACTCCAGGAAGGAGTCCCAGCACCCGgaggccacccccacccccgccccgctcACCTGGTCCGGGGCCCGAGGGGGCGGCGTCGCGAGCCTCGCGCATAGCCCCCGCGCGCCTTGCCGGAGCCCGCTCCGCAATCGCAGGAACGGCGCCGCCGAGGCCGCCATCTCTTGCGCTGACGCCACGCTGCCCCGccccctcactctctctccccgccccagGCCGGGGCCTCGGCCAATGGGTGGTGCAGGGGTGGGGCGGGTGGACGGGAGCCCGAGAGAGACAAAGGGCTGCGGGCGCACTGCCGCGGGCGCTCCAACTAGGACTGGGAGTCAGCCGGCACCACGCCCCCCTCGCGCCGGACGGCGTTCCACCGCCCACGCCCCAGGTCGGCGCCGGACACCCACTGCTCCGAGGTGAAGCGGAAGCCCTAATGGAGGGACGCAATGGCTGCTTGATTTGTCCTAAAACCTGAAAGCCACCTTTACACACCTTCTTCCTCACGTGCGGCCCGGAGGCCTCATCCGTCTTCCTTCCCATTCTGCGAACCctttcttgcccctcctcccGTGAGCTTCTTAAAATGGGTCTGGAAAGCCAGCCAGTTTCATGGAGGTTCAGCCAAAAGAACAGCTGCCGGTATCTGGCGGACTCGGGGTATTAAGAGGAAATCCATGAATTAGAGGCTACAGGAACCACGATGAATCTTCCTCAAATTATTTTGAGAGGAAAACAAGTCTGATACTGtttatgtaaactttaaaaacacgTAAATCACCACACAACATTTAGGGACATTTACTAAGGTAGTAAATGTACGAAGTTAGGAAAAGACAGGATTCAGGGTGCGGTTACTTCTGGAGGGGAATGGACTGGGTGTGCTGCTCAAGTGGGTCCTTCGAATCTGGTACACATATGGTTCCTATGCTGGGTGGTGGGGACATGGGTGCTCCTAACATACCTTTTTAAACATCTGAACTATTTTATAATACAGTTTATATTACATTTGTAAAGAGACATGTGAATAtcaaatgaggaaagtgaaggaAGGTCAAGTACTAAGCCCACTCTCCACACTGCTCCCCATCCCCACGCCCTTAGACAAGCTACAACAATTCTGGTGTCACTGCTATGTGGGCTCAAGAGAAAAGACTATCAAATGCTGTAACCTGCACCAAAGGAGGAATTTAGGTTTCCTGAGGGATACTCACTGATTTTCACTTAACGTAACTTAAGCATGAGTAAGATGTAACTTTGTCAATCACATAGCAGGCTCTGTTCTAATAATCTCTTTCCAATGTCTTATACGTTCAACAGCCCTCTGGGGAAGGGAGTATCATTTTCtagatggggaaacaggcttTTGTAGGACTGTTATTTGCCTAAGACCACACAGCATGGAATAGGGGTCTGCAAATGACCCCACTTACAaaccagaacacacacacacacacacacacgactttTGACCAAACAGCTTTTTATTGAAAGACCGTaacacaaaagaaagctggggaagGTGGAGTACAAGAAGGTGGGGACCCTCCCTGTCGACTCTACTCTGATTCCCATGAATATCAGGGAGGGAAACAGGAacccagaaaggaaaataaatcctgATCAACCCGGCTAGCCCTGCTCCAGGGCCCAGATCCTGTGTCAGAGCCAAGggccagggaaggaaggagggacacTCTCCATCTGCCAAATTCATCTGCCAAAGTCCACCCTGCCTGCCTCAGGCCTCCAGGAGCTTCCCCAGGAAGCGGAGGTTGAGGATCTTGAGCTGTTCATCCAGGTCCATGCGGACTATGCCATCCTCGCCATCAATGCTCAGCAGGACACCTGTGGCTTCCCGATCCTCACCCAGGATCACCTTCacctggggggggggcggggatgaCACGACACATGGGGTCACAGTCCTTGGCAGCAGCCCAATGCCCCCACATCCCTTTGTCCTCCCTTACCTTGTTGTTCTTGGTCGGGGTGATGGGCTCCAGGTGCTCACTGGAGATGCTGACAACCTTCTCGCTGTCCTTCAGGTATACGGAGCACATgcctccctgggggtggggacagcctGGTCAGCCTGGCCTGCTCCCAACACAGGACTGATACCCCACCTCAAGGGACATAGGATCAGGGCTTATTCTAAGGAGTCACTTTCCCAAAGTGACACAGGGGCAGGAAAGGTGAAGGCTGGGCCTGGTTCCAAGGCCTGGAGTCTGTGGTGTATGGGGGCAGGGTGATCAGATCAGCAAGGGAAGCACCAGCATGAAGCTAACTTAGGCCAAAAGGGAGACTGTTTCTCAAGCTCTTGACTCATCGTGCCCCAaactggcctcagtttcttccccaCACTCGCTCCTCCTCCTGGGTCCCCGTCTCAAGGATGGCCCCATGGTCCCCGGCACCAGCCAGAGCTCTAGACCTCGTCTTAGTCAGCAACTTCACCAACAACCTCCAGCTCTGAGGCCTGTCCATTCAGCCTCCTGAGggtctctcccacctccctccttcctctcctccccacagccctgtaGTGCAGCCTGACCTccctctgggctcccagcccCTGATCCAACTATGACAGAGCAACATAGTGAATTGATTCCAAACCACAGATCTGATCCCAACACTCCCCTGTTTAGATTCCTCCACCACCCACCACTGCCCTCAAGACACAATCCAAGTTCCCCAGGCTGGCATGTGACCAGCTCCAGCCACTCCTCTGGCCTCATCACTCACCTTCCCCATTGAATCTTTATGTTCCAGCCACAATGAAGAGACTTCAACCCCCCAAATGTGCCAGGCTTTCcctcacctccaggcctttgcacgtGCACTCTATCTGGAACACACTCAACCCCTTCCCCGGCCATTTCTCTCGGCTTACTCCTGTTCATTCTTCAGGTCTCAGCGCAGATGTCACCTTCTCccggaagccctccctgatcccTTCCAAAGTTGGATAAGGTGCCTCCCCTGGGTTCACATAGCTCCCCTTGCCCTCTGGGCTTCCCATATCCCAGCTCTGGCCACTTGGGCTGTCACTGTCTGGAGAcatatctgtctcccccactggaaTGTGAAATCTGTGAAGGTAGGGCCTGGAGCTGTCTTCCTCTCTGGTGtttaattaattcaattaatatttactgaagggCCAACAAGGTGTCATCCCTCATCTAGGAACTGGGCCTACttgggaagaaaatataggctTGGTAATCAAAGAACCACACCAGGGTAAACTTTAAGCTTTTAAGCAGGTAgataacatgaaaaagaattacaTGGACCCATAAGAGACAGATCTGAGACAGCCCAAGTGAtttcttgaaggatgagtaggagttaacTAGACAAAGAATAACAGGAAGAGAGTTCTAGACAGAGGAAAGTAAtaagcaaaggccctgaggctgcagAGAATTCAGTGACTGAGAAGAATGGAGAGAGGCCAGCAGAGCTGGAGCTGGGAACGCCCGGGGGCGTGGGTGCCTGGCACTAAGCCgaagcctggcacagaggagcaCTTAGTCCATGTTACTGAACTGATCTCAGATGAGTGTCAAAAAGTAACCACACTCCTGGCTGCCAGTCACTGTCCCAGGCCGGTGGGGGCCCAGCCATGAGCACAAAATGCAGAAGTCCCTGCCCTGTAGAGCTTACATGCCAAACCTTTCCACATCTATTTTTCCAGCTATAAATGAGTACTGGAAAATGGGGATAGACAgttaacaaagaaaacagaaaacagtaacCAGAGAGACTGGGGACCCCAAAGCAAGGGATGCCTGCCCACCCACCAGCCTGGGCCCCACTTACCGTGACACTGCGGATGACGCCTGTCTGCCCCACCACTTGGGTATCCAGGTAGGTGTCCCGCACCTTCACCTGGATGTCAGTGGTCACCCAGTCGCTGGAGTTCTGCTCAATGCCTGAGCCTGGTGTGTGCGGGTTGTAGCCACCAGGGGAGGGAGCTCCAGGTGTCATCGGACTATAGCCAACAGGGCTCGGGCTGGGGCTGGCCTGTAGGGAAAAGGGATGGGGTCATTGGGAACAGGTTATTTGGCCTGGTTGTCCCTATAGGCCCAAGGCCCATCCTAGCCCACCACCCTCAAGGGCGTGCCAAGTGAGCAGTACCTGATAGGCCATGGGcgagggggtggggtggtagCTGGCTGGGGAGTGGGTGTTCTGGTAGCCTGCTGGGCTTGGCGCCACCTGGTGGTAgctctgggggctggggctgggctggtAGGAGCCTTGCGGGGAGGGGGCTGCATAGGGGGAGAACTGGTCTGTGTTGTACCTGcagagacaaggagagagaggGGCATTAGTTGGGGGCATtagaaggggagagaaggaggtggtggcagtggggagggtTTGGGCAGCGGTTGATAAGGGCTAGCCCCAGTGGACTCACATGGCTGGCGTCCCTGGCGTCTGTGGGTTGTACTGCGGGTTGACCTGCGGGGATGAGGGGTCTGGGTAGCCAGGTGTTTGGGGATTGGGGGTGCCCCCATAGGCCTGTGGGGATGGGGTCGGCTCATCATCGAACGCGTACTCATATTCTTCCTCAGCCCTGTTGGGGAGAGACGTCTGTTGAGAATGACTGTGGTAATCGCAATGATATAGCAAATGCTTCCAGAACAGCGCTGAACACCAGGCAAAACCAAGGCAACTTCATCCTCACAAACAGCCCCATCCAGGGgcctccatttcacaggtgaggagactTGGGAAATAGAGATGAggctgcccaaagtcacatgacCAAGATCACACAATATGTCTCCAAGCCCAGGTCTTGACCACAGCATGCTACTATGATGGGAGCTGGAGAGATTActttgcccccagccccagccttgcCTACCCCTTCACATGaccagcctggggctgggagcagagaacTCAGGGTGGACCACACAGACCCGTCCATCCCACAGAAACACAGCAGACCCATTCACGCACATGGGCACACACACCCAGTggctcagggaaccctgccccagcccccagctcctggccctcACCGTGATGGTGTGTTAGGATTGTTGGGGTCCCAGGCCCCACTCTGGGCAGGAGTGCGGCTGCCATCATGCAGGGGCGTCTGAGAGCCGTAATGCGGGGTGCGACTACCTGGAACGGGAGAGATGTGTGTCCATCAGTTCTGTCCTGGCTCCAGATCCCCCCACATTGCCCCTCATTCCCGTCCCCTGGGAGTGCTCACCATCCTGGAGAGGCGTCTGAGAGCCGTACATGGGCGTGCGCGAGCCAGAGCCGTACATGGGCGTCTGGGAGCCATACATGGGTGTCCGCCCATAGGTCGAGGTCATGCCGCCCGGGCGCCGTGAGCCCCtgtagacacagagaacaagTGGGGTGAGTAGGGCCCTTGCACCACCCAAcaacctccctcccagccctgccctggcccgTACACCGTGGTGAGGCGTTGACGGTCCACTGAGATGGTCTGGCAGGTGGAGTGCAGCTCCACGCGGGCTGTGGACTCCGTGGCATCTTTTACCACGCCAATGTAGCctggtggggaggcaggaggtCAGGCCGGGTGGCTCTCCTTCACcgtgcccctccccaggcctccacaTGGCCTCGCAGGTCACCTTTGTAAGGCCCCTGGGAGATGCGCACAGTCTGACCGATGAGCTCGTTGTCTCTCCGTCCCCGGCCCCTGCTCATGCCGCCACTGCCGCCGCCCGGGCTGCCAAAGCCACCACGCTGACCTGGGGAAGAAGACTGTCACGGGTCCCCGGGGCCATCCTCTCATGTGCTGTGCCCACAGCCAGGGTACCCTCCAGCCCCCTCTTCCCCTGACTCCCTCCACCCTTGGGTTAGGAGGCTCCTCTGGGGGCCCCCCACCAGAGCCCTGGGCTTTCCCATCACAGCCCTAACCACCCTGGGCTGCACTGTGTGGGGGGGGGGTCGGGTCTCCCCTGGGCCGTGAGCCCCATCATGGTCGGGCCAGCCCAGAGCAGACACTCAGTGAGTGTGGGCTCAACAGCCTCTCTCTTCCACCCCCAGACatatccccacccccatcccctcaccTCCAGCACTGGGGTGCGTGGGGCTGCTGATCCGGGGGCTCATGGGGGCAAAGCCGCCTACTGTGAAGTTGGTCACATCTCGCGGCTGGGGAAAGGGCACGAAGTGAACTGGAAGGCAGGGCCTGGGTGACAggctcccagcccctgcaccACACTGCCTGCTGCCACCTGGGAACAGTTCCTGCTTGAACCTGCCCAGCAGCCATGCCTCC from Balaenoptera musculus isolate JJ_BM4_2016_0621 chromosome 19, mBalMus1.pri.v3, whole genome shotgun sequence includes:
- the TIMM50 gene encoding mitochondrial import inner membrane translocase subunit TIM50 isoform X1 — encoded protein: MAASAAPFLRLRSGLRQGARGLCARLATPPPRAPDQLQATEIGSRAGIKAQAQGPQQQRNSEGPSYAKKVALWLAGLLGAGGTASVIYIFGNNSVDENGAKIPDEFDNDPILVQQLRRTYKYFKDYRQMIIEPTSPCLLPDPLREPYYQPPYTLVLELTGVLLHPEWSLATGWRFKKRPGIETLFQQLAPLYEIVIFTSETGMTAFPLIDSVDPHGFISYRLFRDATRYMDGHHVKDISCLNRDPARVVVVDCKKEAFRLQPYNGVALRPWNGNSDDRVLLDLSAFLKTIALNGVEDVRTVLEHYALEEDPLEAFKQRQSRLEQEEQQRLAELSKSSKQNLFFGSLTSRLWPRSKQP
- the TIMM50 gene encoding mitochondrial import inner membrane translocase subunit TIM50 isoform X2: MAASAAPFLRLRSGLRQGARGLCARLATPPPRAPDQATEIGSRAGIKAQAQGPQQQRNSEGPSYAKKVALWLAGLLGAGGTASVIYIFGNNSVDENGAKIPDEFDNDPILVQQLRRTYKYFKDYRQMIIEPTSPCLLPDPLREPYYQPPYTLVLELTGVLLHPEWSLATGWRFKKRPGIETLFQQLAPLYEIVIFTSETGMTAFPLIDSVDPHGFISYRLFRDATRYMDGHHVKDISCLNRDPARVVVVDCKKEAFRLQPYNGVALRPWNGNSDDRVLLDLSAFLKTIALNGVEDVRTVLEHYALEEDPLEAFKQRQSRLEQEEQQRLAELSKSSKQNLFFGSLTSRLWPRSKQP